From Oryza sativa Japonica Group chromosome 4, ASM3414082v1, one genomic window encodes:
- the LOC4335495 gene encoding uncharacterized protein: protein MVLTLQRVKIGPWGGTGGHAWDEGGHGASAGSYTGVRRMSIGSSWCVSSMLFEYDDNGKRVKGTLHGERDNGIPEEELDFHGEVLTHMCGYHDNHLIRWLQFRSNRNRTFGPYGNLLEDQAGWTRFEVSMEHSGSIVGFCGRSDDFVDAIGVYVAVWNPERFYDSMRRQGVRVYRASPLRMDLRQIEEEKKKEEVERGRLQKELEEGRESLRNIRLKLDMPPDQRKRLIRRDLRVEHQEIERQLQEMQQLERERQQLEQQEIERQLPSRQQLEQQEIKRQLQDMERERQLHRWRNFVTGGETL, encoded by the exons ATGGTCTTGACACTTCAGCGTGTGAAGATAGGGCCGTGGGGTGGAACTGGAGGCCATGCTTGGGATGAAGGAGGCCATGGTGCCAGTGCTGGCAGTTACACCGGAGTACGCCGAATGAGTATAGGGTCTTCCTGGTGTGTCAGCTCGATGTTGTTTGAATACGACGACAATGGCAAACGTGTGAAAGGTACCCTGCATGGAGAGAGAGACAATGGAATACCCGAG GAGGAGCTCGACTTCCATGGGGAGGTGTTGACGCACATGTGCGGCTACCATGACAACCACCTCATCCGGTGGTTGCAGTTCAGGAGCAACCGGAACAGGACGTTCGGACCATACGGCAATCTTCTAGAAGACCAGGCTGGATGGACGCGGTTCGAGGTCTCCATGGAGCACTCGGGGTCCATCGTCGGCTTCTGCGGCCGGAGTGACGACTTCGTGGACGCCATCGGCGTCTACGTCGCCGTCTGGAATCCCGAGAGGTTCTATGATAGCATGCGCAGGCAGGGCGTCCGCGTTTACCGGGCGTCGCCTCTGCGCATGGACCTGCGTCAaatagaagaagagaaaaagaaggaagaagtggAACGTGGGCGCCTACAGAAGGAGCTCGAGGAGGGGCGAGAAAGTCTTCGGAACATACGATTGAAGCTTGATATGCCGCCGGATCAGAGAAAACGCCTGATACGACGCGACCTGCGAGTGGAGCATCAAGAAATCGAACGTCAGTTACAAGAGATGCAGCAACTGGAACGCGAGCGTCAGCAACTGGAGCAACAAGAAATCGAACGTCAGTTACCCTCGCGTCAGCAACTGGAGCAACAAGAAATCAAACGTCAGTTACAAGACATGGAACGCGAGCGTCAGCTACACCGGTGGAGAAACTTTGTAACCGGTGGAGAAACtttgtaa